In one Rhopalosiphum padi isolate XX-2018 chromosome 3, ASM2088224v1, whole genome shotgun sequence genomic region, the following are encoded:
- the LOC132926157 gene encoding piggyBac transposable element-derived protein 4-like, whose protein sequence is MSLSEKQIIELITNDESADEYKSSDFSDGSDSESNFTNSLRENLLSSISNNTVVSENNRSLDIEILPIVCEDNVIIPPVSLPQTLSPSTVPQNKKGPDVFSEKWFNDDTAINNFEHKKFDFDDSNTGVKLDDLPSPLTEYDIFKTVFDEDLVQHIVDKTNKFYNFVISNKEITVNSKLNRWTDTNVDEMYSFFALCLLMSHVKKNKIKEYWTTSFLLSTPAFGKTLRKKFKKIFKPSQKLYIDESIVEWKGRLSFKQFIPSKRHRFGIKLFVLCDCETGYLLDFIVYCGQQSHIDTLDNLGVSGSVITTLMKQYYKKGHIVYMDNWYTSPTLLKHLSSKKVGACGTVKANRKGMPNLCKKLKRGECKLAITKKSKILACKWKDKRDVLMLSTIHKHQMKKINKNDKLQIKPNCILDYNTNMGLVDKTDMMMSFNGTIRKSVKWYKQFFFHLLDIAILNSGIIYNKLIDKKFRLPSYRLQLITQILEKHSTHRLNLPGRKSTNDNPTRLTARHFP, encoded by the exons atgagtcTAAGCGAAAAACAAATTATCGAGTTGATTACAAACGACGAGTCAGCCGATGAATATAAATCAAGTGATTTTTCGGATGGTTCAGATTCTGAAAGTAATTTCACTAACTCTCTTAGAGAAAATCTGTTGAGTAGTATTTCGAATAACACAGTAGTATCAGAAAATAATCGTAGTTTAGACATAGAAATATTACCAATAGTATGTgaagataatgttattatacctCCAGTTAGTTTACCCCAAACGCTATCTCCGAGTACTGTACCCCAAAACAAAAAAGGTCCAGATGTGTTTTCTGAAAAATGGTTTAATGATGATACTGCTATCAATAACTTTGAGcacaaaaaatttgattttgatgaTTCAAATACTGGAGTTAAACTTGATGATTTACCTTCTCCTCTGACCGagtatgatattttcaaaactgtATTTGACGAAGATTTGGTACAACATATAGTAGACAAgactaataaattttataattttgttatatctaATAAAGAAATAACCGTAAACTCAAAACTAAACCGTTGGACTGATACAAACGTAGAtgaaatgtatagtttttttgcCTTATGTCTTCTTATGtcccatgtaaaaaaaaataaaattaaagagtaTTGGACAACTTCTTTTTTGCTGTCTACTCCAGCTTTTGGAA AAACATTgcgaaaaaaattcaaaaaaatttttaaacctaGTCAAAAACTCTATATTGATGAGAGTATAGTGGAATGGAAAGGACGATTAAGTTTCAAGCAATTTATTCCATCAAAACGCCATCGTTTTGGAATAAAACTATTTGTGTTGTGTGATTGTGAAACTGGATATCTACTAGattttattgtgtattgtgGTCAGCAAAGTCACATCGATACATTGGACAATCTAGGCGTATCGGGATCGGTAATTACAACCCTcatgaaacaatattataagaaagGGCATATTGTTTACATGGATAACTGGTATACCTCACCAAcccttttaaaacatttatcctCTAAAAAAGTTGGTGCTTGTGGAACAGTTAAGGCAAATAGAAAAGGTATGccaaatttatgtaaaaaattaaaaagaggaGAATGCAAACTGGCAATcaccaaaaaatctaaaattctagCTTGCAAGTGGAAAGATAAAAGAGACGTATTGATGTTGTCTACTATACATAAAcaccaaatgaaaaaaataaataaaaacgacaaACTACAAATAAAACCAAACTGTATACttgattataatactaatatgggATTAGTTGACAAAACTGATATGATGATGAGTTTTAATGGCACAATCAGAAAATCTGTCAAGtggtacaaacaatttttttttcatctattgGATATAGCAATTCTTAACTCtggaataatatataacaaacttATCGATAAGAAATTTCGTCTGCCAAGTTATCGACTTCAGCTGATAACCcaaattttagaaaaacattCTACACATAGATTAAATTTACCAGGCAGAAAGTCAACAAATGACAATCCTACTAGGCTTACAGCACGCCACTTTCCATGA